A genomic region of Phycisphaerae bacterium contains the following coding sequences:
- a CDS encoding ThiF family adenylyltransferase, with protein MPRDADLDPELARYSRQLLFAPLGVAGQRRLRQATVTLIGCGALGSALANLLVRAGVGALRIVDRDFIELNNLQRQTLFDEHDIAQNLPKAEAAVRKLHKINSAVELEGLVSDVHAGNIADLCRAADLILDGTDNLETRYLINDFAVRADIPWVYGACLAASGLVLPVRPHQTPCLRCLWENPPAPGTTPTCDTAGILAATANIVASLQATEAMKLLVGSGQPPIRPADAARSAPTGGRLFTIDVWAGRMRTVNVQAAFDEGDCPCCRQGRYEFLSGARTAASTTLCGRDAVQILPADTGGTSVSGGAGVSGGTGVSPVADAKKLSFKAIADRLPPRSNPKWNEFMLKFTVEGFAVTLFPDGRAIIQGTSDPAIARGVYAKYIGI; from the coding sequence ATGCCGCGCGATGCCGACCTCGATCCCGAACTCGCCCGCTACAGCCGCCAGCTGCTGTTTGCCCCGCTTGGCGTCGCCGGCCAGCGCCGCCTGCGCCAGGCCACGGTGACGCTCATCGGCTGCGGCGCCCTCGGCTCGGCGCTCGCCAACCTACTCGTCCGCGCCGGCGTCGGCGCGCTCCGCATCGTCGATCGCGATTTCATCGAGCTGAACAACCTCCAGCGCCAGACGCTCTTCGACGAGCACGACATCGCCCAGAATCTGCCCAAGGCCGAGGCCGCCGTCCGCAAGCTCCACAAGATCAACTCCGCGGTCGAGCTCGAGGGCCTCGTATCCGATGTGCACGCCGGCAACATCGCCGACCTGTGCCGCGCTGCGGACCTGATCCTCGACGGGACTGACAACCTGGAGACGCGCTACCTCATCAACGACTTCGCCGTGCGCGCGGATATCCCGTGGGTCTACGGGGCGTGTCTCGCGGCGTCGGGGCTCGTGCTGCCCGTCCGCCCCCATCAGACGCCGTGCCTGCGCTGTCTCTGGGAAAACCCGCCGGCCCCCGGCACCACGCCAACGTGCGACACGGCCGGCATCCTGGCCGCCACCGCGAACATCGTCGCCAGCCTGCAGGCCACAGAAGCCATGAAATTACTGGTCGGCAGCGGGCAACCCCCGATTCGGCCGGCGGATGCAGCACGCAGCGCACCGACCGGCGGCCGCCTGTTCACGATCGACGTGTGGGCCGGCCGCATGCGCACTGTCAATGTGCAGGCTGCATTCGACGAAGGTGATTGCCCGTGCTGTCGGCAGGGCCGCTACGAGTTTCTCAGCGGCGCGCGCACCGCGGCCAGCACCACCCTCTGCGGCCGCGACGCCGTGCAGATCCTCCCCGCAGACACGGGTGGCACGAGCGTCTCGGGTGGTGCAGGAGTCTCGGGTGGTACGGGCGTCTCGCCCGTCGCGGATGCAAAGAAGCTGAGCTTCAAGGCCATCGCCGACCGGCTCCCCCCACGCTCGAACCCCAAGTGGAACGAATTCATGCTGAAGTTCACGGTCGAGGGGTTCGCTGTGACCCTCTTCCCCGACGGCCGCGCGATCATCCAAGGCACCAGTGACCCCGCCATCGCCCGCGGCGTCTACGCGAAATACATCGGCATCTGA
- a CDS encoding cupin domain-containing protein: MSRIVVGSFICGVLAIMLNTGCTAGGAAHAVPQRAAFVRPLPETHEYARLLSKEEGVRMRSGLVTLEPGKDCGWHSTDNYEELIICLAGAGEVETEGTGRRPITAGQYAYNPPDLRHNVFNTGTALMRYIYVVAPAYDAPGHEH; encoded by the coding sequence ATGAGCCGGATCGTGGTTGGTTCCTTCATCTGTGGAGTCTTGGCGATCATGCTGAACACAGGTTGCACGGCGGGCGGCGCGGCGCATGCGGTGCCGCAGCGCGCGGCGTTCGTGCGTCCGCTGCCGGAGACGCACGAATATGCGCGGCTGCTCAGCAAAGAAGAAGGCGTGCGCATGCGGTCGGGGCTCGTGACGCTCGAGCCGGGGAAGGACTGCGGCTGGCACAGCACGGACAATTATGAAGAGCTGATCATCTGCCTGGCAGGCGCGGGCGAGGTCGAGACCGAGGGCACTGGTCGCCGCCCGATCACTGCCGGGCAGTACGCGTACAATCCGCCGGACCTGCGGCACAACGTGTTCAACACGGGGACGGCGTTGATGCGGTACATCTATGTGGTTGCGCCGGCGTATGACGCGCCGGGGCACGAGCATTGA